Proteins encoded by one window of Rhineura floridana isolate rRhiFlo1 chromosome 9, rRhiFlo1.hap2, whole genome shotgun sequence:
- the LOC133363874 gene encoding uncharacterized protein LOC133363874, producing the protein MDWMRANKLRLNPDKTEMLLVHGFSDRIVDSYPILDGVTLPLKERVRSLGVVLDSSLSLEAQVASVALNAFYQLRLVAQLRPYLSKEDLTSVVHALVTSRLDYCNALYVGLPLKTVRKLQLVQNAAARLLTRTKRSEHITPVLARLHWLPICFRARFKVLVLTYKALYGTGPRYLLERLSRYEPARTLRSATKALLRVPTHKEARRVVTRSRAFSVVAPELWNSVAEEVRLAPTLISFRRQVKTFLFSKAF; encoded by the coding sequence atggactggatgagagctaacaaactgaggctcaatcctgacaagactgagatgctgttggtgcatggtttctctgatcggatagtggattcataccctatcctggatggggttacactccccctaaaggagcgggttcgtagcttgggagtcgttctggactcttccctttcacttgaggctcaagtagcctcggtggcacttaatgcgttctaccaacttcggttggtagcccagttacgtccctatctgagtaaggaggaccttacatcagtagtacatgctctggtaacctcgcgtttggattactgcaatgcgctctacgtagggctgcctttgaagacagttcggaagctacagctggtgcaaaatgcggctgccagattgctaacaaggaccaagcggtccgagcacataacacctgttctggctcgcttgcactggctaccaatatgcttccgggccagattcaaagtgttggtattaacctataaagccttatacggcacgggaccacgatacctgttggaacgcctctcccgatacgaaccggcccgtacactacgttctgctacgaaggccctcctccgggttccgactcataaagaggcccggagggtggtgacaagatctagggccttctcggtggtggcccccgaactgtggaacagtgtcgccgaggaggtgcgcctggcgccgacactgatatcctttcggcgccaggttaaaaccttcctcttttccaaagcattttaa